One window of the Haloarcula halobia genome contains the following:
- a CDS encoding sulfatase: protein MSDPAASNVVLVTVDSLRADAVGNDDGVSPVLDDLADGGVVFENAFAQGNWTPFSFPSILGSRPVFAERPDIGLASTPSLAERLSEAGFATAGFNAANGFLTDPWGYDRGFDEFEPFVDSGGYSKYLAAHPTVQAWVQLATSPFRRAATVLSGGSDDRPFADISRMGDLEDNAVQFLRETEDGFFLWVHYMDTHTPYVPAPRHLREVADTRLNVVRMLSSHVRTGLGWDVDERTLETLETLYAATVRQVDASVGRIMETLDAEGFADETAVVVAGDHGEEFLEHGHLAHYPKLYRELVDVPLFVSHPDGPSGTVSQPVGLDAIPPTVCALLGVDPAGGWEGPSLVGALDGDVPLAAETPVVSAAVRGESVTSQPIPRRLDDGELLLSARDERWTYIEHTDSGHCELYDRNADPGEQRDLCSEATTERAPTPVLDRLSRAVAEHVDRLLAASENSAGEEPGDGQASDEITARLRALGYQ, encoded by the coding sequence ATGTCGGATCCCGCCGCAAGCAACGTCGTCCTCGTCACCGTCGATTCGCTGCGGGCCGACGCGGTGGGCAACGACGACGGGGTCTCGCCGGTGCTCGACGACCTGGCCGACGGCGGCGTCGTCTTCGAGAACGCGTTCGCACAGGGCAACTGGACGCCGTTCTCGTTCCCGAGCATCCTCGGGTCCCGACCGGTCTTTGCCGAGCGGCCCGACATCGGCCTGGCGTCCACGCCGTCGCTGGCCGAGCGGCTCTCCGAGGCCGGGTTCGCGACGGCGGGGTTCAACGCCGCGAACGGGTTCCTGACCGACCCGTGGGGGTACGACCGCGGCTTCGACGAGTTCGAACCGTTCGTCGACAGCGGCGGGTACAGCAAGTACCTCGCGGCCCACCCGACCGTCCAGGCGTGGGTCCAGCTGGCGACGTCGCCGTTCCGCCGGGCCGCGACGGTGCTCAGCGGCGGGTCCGACGACCGTCCGTTCGCCGACATCTCGCGCATGGGCGACCTCGAGGACAACGCGGTCCAGTTCCTCCGGGAGACGGAGGACGGCTTCTTCCTGTGGGTCCACTACATGGACACGCACACGCCGTACGTGCCCGCGCCCCGACACCTCCGGGAGGTGGCCGACACCCGGCTGAACGTCGTCCGGATGCTCAGTTCCCACGTGCGAACCGGCCTGGGGTGGGACGTCGACGAGCGCACGCTGGAGACGCTGGAGACATTGTACGCGGCCACCGTCCGACAGGTCGACGCCAGCGTCGGCCGCATCATGGAGACGCTGGACGCCGAGGGGTTCGCCGACGAGACAGCCGTCGTCGTCGCCGGCGACCACGGCGAGGAGTTCCTCGAACACGGCCACCTCGCGCACTACCCGAAACTGTACCGCGAGCTCGTCGACGTGCCGCTGTTCGTCTCCCACCCGGACGGCCCGAGTGGCACGGTCAGCCAGCCGGTCGGCCTCGACGCGATTCCGCCCACGGTCTGTGCGTTGCTGGGCGTCGACCCCGCCGGGGGATGGGAGGGGCCGTCGCTCGTCGGGGCGCTCGACGGGGACGTGCCCCTCGCGGCCGAGACGCCGGTCGTCTCCGCGGCCGTCCGGGGCGAGAGCGTCACGAGTCAGCCCATCCCGCGCCGCCTCGACGACGGCGAGTTGCTCCTCAGCGCTCGCGACGAGCGCTGGACCTACATCGAGCACACCGACTCCGGCCACTGCGAGCTGTACGACCGAAACGCAGACCCCGGGGAACAGCGGGATCTCTGTTCGGAGGCGACGACCGAGCGCGCGCCGACGCCGGTCCTCGACCGCCTCTCCCGGGCCGTCGCCGAGCACGTGGACCGACTCCTGGCAGCCAGCGAGAACTCGGCGGGCGAGGAGCCAGGCGACGGCCAGGCGTCAGACGAAATAACGGCAAGACTAAGGGCGCTCGGTTACCAGTAG
- a CDS encoding BGTF surface domain-containing protein gives MRLRAFALVGLLLGAAVLGAAPAAADQTATIDAESLPLHADDQQVVRGETTVSPGSELTVRLRSSDGSDPFLVQESTRVLQDGTFAATFDMSQVSGNTSVNLVVHSDGETLVERDSRVVACDGNCSDPAPPTPAPTPTPTETETEWEGSGLDVRRVTTVQQGATATIPLSMEGVEVATVSIGGPDVNYVINATVRDGDADGEARVLFNTSNAGTDGATLAVADPDDDLTVMTDEPALPSTLDPADYEIRLYEGAGTAGQPAAVGTLSITDDGTNDTEHNVSEAPEFGFERSIVRTRQGETARIAISLRSAEAATVSIGGPESGYEINGTVRDGDGDGRVTLVFDTAAAGHDGTTLSTAGTADTVTVEPGSEVALDTRLEAGDYDLSLARGTAIGADVDDIGTLVVQPSDDEASPTATQTAALSDADTSPPPSDRDLGAGVGSLAVGGILATAAAVLLFRAFVA, from the coding sequence GTGAGACTGCGCGCGTTCGCACTCGTCGGCCTCTTGCTCGGTGCGGCCGTCCTCGGCGCCGCCCCGGCCGCCGCCGACCAGACGGCGACGATCGACGCGGAGAGTCTCCCCCTTCACGCCGACGACCAGCAGGTCGTCCGGGGTGAGACGACCGTCAGTCCGGGGTCGGAACTGACCGTTCGCCTCCGGTCGAGTGACGGAAGCGACCCCTTCCTCGTACAGGAATCCACCCGCGTCCTCCAGGACGGGACCTTCGCCGCGACGTTCGACATGAGTCAGGTCTCTGGCAACACCAGCGTCAACCTCGTGGTCCACTCCGACGGCGAGACGCTCGTCGAGCGCGACAGCAGGGTCGTCGCGTGTGACGGCAACTGTTCGGACCCGGCACCCCCGACGCCGGCGCCCACCCCCACGCCCACGGAGACGGAGACGGAGTGGGAGGGGTCCGGGCTCGACGTGCGACGGGTCACGACGGTCCAACAGGGCGCAACTGCGACCATCCCGCTCTCGATGGAAGGGGTGGAAGTGGCCACCGTCTCCATCGGCGGCCCGGACGTGAACTACGTGATCAACGCGACGGTCCGTGACGGCGACGCCGACGGCGAGGCACGAGTGCTGTTCAACACCAGCAACGCGGGGACCGACGGCGCGACGCTGGCCGTCGCGGATCCCGACGACGACCTGACGGTGATGACTGACGAACCGGCCCTCCCGTCGACGCTCGACCCGGCCGACTACGAGATTCGCCTGTACGAGGGCGCCGGAACTGCCGGGCAACCGGCCGCCGTCGGCACACTCTCTATCACCGACGACGGAACGAACGACACGGAGCACAACGTCTCCGAGGCTCCCGAGTTCGGGTTCGAGCGGAGCATCGTCCGCACGCGACAGGGCGAGACGGCTCGAATCGCTATCTCGCTTCGGAGCGCCGAGGCCGCCACCGTCTCCATCGGCGGCCCCGAATCCGGGTACGAGATCAACGGGACGGTCCGTGACGGCGACGGCGACGGCCGGGTGACGCTGGTGTTCGACACCGCCGCCGCCGGGCACGACGGGACGACGCTCTCGACGGCGGGGACGGCCGACACCGTCACGGTCGAACCCGGGTCGGAGGTCGCCCTCGACACGCGCCTCGAGGCGGGCGACTACGACCTCTCGCTGGCCCGTGGGACCGCCATCGGCGCTGACGTCGACGACATCGGGACCCTCGTCGTCCAGCCGAGTGATGACGAGGCGTCCCCGACGGCGACGCAGACGGCCGCGCTGTCGGACGCGGACACTTCCCCGCCGCCGTCGGATCGTGACCTCGGTGCTGGCGTCGGTTCGCTCGCTGTCGGTGGCATTCTGGCGACCGCTGCGGCCGTGTTGCTCTTCCGGGCGTTCGTCGCCTGA
- a CDS encoding ArsR/SmtB family transcription factor — protein MPGLIDQIQQRTAAPDETPRVLDVDERATDEVLDALASDTGRALFRTLFDQPGTPSEIAERCDTSVQNVHYHVTNLREAGLIEPIETVYSEKGNEMTVYGPASDPIVFVGDGDLRPRLQRSLTDVVAGLGLLGLASLFVQWGAKRLANPATDGVLGPASTTAASPAPGGSLAWLVFEVFEPGLLFFCGCLAVLGLAVAVASR, from the coding sequence ATGCCGGGACTTATCGACCAGATCCAACAACGTACAGCGGCACCCGACGAGACACCGCGTGTGCTCGACGTCGACGAGCGGGCGACCGACGAGGTGCTCGACGCGCTGGCGTCGGACACCGGCCGGGCACTGTTCCGGACGCTGTTCGACCAGCCGGGCACGCCCTCGGAGATAGCCGAGCGGTGTGACACCTCCGTCCAGAACGTCCACTACCACGTGACGAACCTCCGAGAGGCCGGCCTCATCGAGCCCATAGAGACAGTCTACTCCGAGAAGGGCAACGAGATGACCGTCTACGGGCCGGCGAGCGACCCCATCGTCTTCGTCGGCGACGGCGACCTGCGGCCACGCCTGCAGCGATCACTGACAGACGTTGTCGCGGGCCTCGGATTGCTCGGCCTCGCGAGCCTGTTCGTCCAGTGGGGGGCAAAACGACTCGCGAATCCCGCCACGGACGGTGTCCTCGGACCCGCCAGCACAACGGCGGCTTCGCCGGCCCCCGGCGGGTCGCTCGCGTGGCTGGTCTTCGAGGTGTTCGAACCCGGGCTCCTGTTTTTCTGTGGCTGTCTCGCCGTCCTCGGGCTGGCTGTCGCCGTCGCTTCACGGTAG
- a CDS encoding S8 family serine peptidase → MPDRVRVAAALAAVGVALLTVGIGLVAVTTTAPASDETAADAEPAVATNEDEFRRLHRAGITGSNVSVGVVDVAGFDLDSRALSGHVRETRAFGRGGVRGSTNSHGTATATVLARTAPDADLYLTRVGGVDSYQRAVEWLTRRDVDVIVAPVSFYGQPGDGTGPVARTVERATDAGTLVVAPAGNLADSHWQGTYDRTAVDDGVLQFDGESRRNRLRGGTRVTMWLSWEQAHADEDYTLELYSENGSSPRLVARSQPYRADDVPNERIVADVSPGEYFVVVRGPPDPTGARLRVVSPTHELQHSTPRGSLVAPATAHGVLAVGAYNSRVDRVEPFSSRGPTADGRTGIDVVAPDRRFAAVSDRGFVGSSAAVPYVGGTAALVLAADDSLSPRHVELLLELTSEDVAAAGVDYATGHGEVDPVAAVRAADNRTAAEGSETG, encoded by the coding sequence ATGCCTGACCGGGTCCGGGTCGCGGCGGCGCTGGCGGCCGTCGGGGTCGCGCTCCTCACCGTCGGAATCGGACTGGTTGCGGTGACGACGACGGCGCCGGCATCCGACGAGACCGCCGCCGACGCGGAGCCGGCAGTCGCGACGAACGAGGACGAGTTCCGGCGGCTCCACCGGGCCGGGATAACCGGTTCGAACGTCTCTGTCGGCGTGGTCGACGTCGCCGGGTTCGACCTCGATTCGCGCGCGCTGTCGGGCCACGTCCGAGAGACCCGTGCGTTCGGTCGTGGCGGGGTTCGTGGGAGTACAAACAGCCACGGGACCGCCACCGCGACCGTCCTCGCCCGGACCGCACCCGACGCCGACCTCTACCTGACGCGGGTCGGCGGCGTCGACAGCTATCAGCGGGCCGTCGAGTGGTTGACCCGCCGTGACGTCGACGTGATCGTCGCGCCGGTCTCGTTCTACGGCCAGCCCGGCGACGGGACCGGCCCCGTGGCCCGAACCGTCGAGCGAGCCACCGACGCCGGGACGCTCGTCGTCGCGCCCGCCGGGAACCTCGCGGACTCCCACTGGCAGGGGACCTACGACCGCACCGCCGTCGACGACGGCGTCCTCCAGTTCGACGGCGAGAGCCGGCGCAACAGGCTCCGGGGCGGGACGCGGGTGACGATGTGGCTGTCGTGGGAGCAGGCACACGCCGACGAGGACTACACGCTCGAGCTGTACAGCGAGAACGGGAGTTCGCCACGCCTGGTCGCCCGCTCACAGCCCTATCGCGCCGACGACGTGCCGAACGAGCGGATCGTCGCCGACGTCTCGCCGGGCGAGTACTTCGTCGTCGTCCGCGGCCCGCCGGACCCGACCGGTGCCCGCCTCCGCGTCGTCTCGCCCACCCACGAGTTACAGCACTCGACCCCGAGAGGGAGCCTGGTCGCCCCGGCGACGGCCCACGGAGTGCTCGCGGTCGGGGCGTACAACAGCCGGGTCGACCGGGTCGAACCGTTCAGTTCGCGCGGGCCGACGGCCGACGGCCGAACGGGCATCGACGTGGTCGCTCCGGACCGCCGGTTCGCCGCCGTCTCCGACCGAGGGTTCGTCGGGTCGTCGGCGGCCGTCCCCTACGTCGGCGGGACCGCCGCACTCGTGCTGGCCGCGGACGACTCGCTCTCGCCGCGACACGTCGAACTCCTGCTCGAACTCACGAGCGAGGACGTCGCGGCGGCCGGTGTCGACTACGCGACCGGTCACGGCGAGGTCGACCCCGTCGCAGCGGTCCGCGCGGCCGACAACCGGACGGCCGCGGAGGGGAGCGAGACCGGTTAA
- the trpB gene encoding tryptophan synthase subunit beta, whose product MTDGDFEGYGGRHVPEPLKEPLEQLATAYDDIKDTDAFREELDALLGDFAGRPTPLFHAETLSERWGADIYLKREDLLHGGAHKINNTLGQALLAKKAGRPRLIAETGAGQHGTATAMAGALLDLDTEIYMGKKDVERQKMNVFRMRLMGAEVNEVTRGDQGLADAVDAALEDFAQNIEDTHYLVGSVVGPDPFPRMVRDFQSVIGREAREQFQNRTGELPDAAVACVGGGSNAMGLFHAFRDDDVAFYGAEGGGEGAESTRHAAPLAEGHEGVIHGMKTRIIDDDVEVHSVSAGLDYPGVGPEHAMFRAVGRAEYHGVTDDEALEAFRELSEAAGIIPALETSHGLAYAKHLAGESDHDSILVNLSGRGDKDMEQAAEMFDLS is encoded by the coding sequence ATGACAGACGGCGACTTCGAGGGCTACGGTGGGCGACACGTCCCCGAGCCCCTCAAAGAGCCCCTCGAACAGCTGGCGACCGCGTACGACGACATCAAGGACACCGACGCGTTCCGCGAGGAACTGGACGCGCTCTTGGGGGACTTCGCCGGCCGGCCGACGCCGCTGTTCCACGCCGAGACCCTCAGCGAGCGCTGGGGAGCGGACATCTACCTGAAACGAGAGGACCTGCTCCACGGCGGTGCCCACAAGATCAACAACACGCTCGGCCAGGCGCTGCTGGCGAAGAAGGCCGGCCGACCCCGCCTCATCGCCGAGACCGGGGCCGGGCAACACGGCACCGCGACGGCGATGGCCGGTGCCCTGCTCGACCTGGACACGGAGATCTACATGGGCAAGAAGGACGTCGAGCGCCAGAAGATGAACGTCTTCAGGATGCGCCTGATGGGTGCGGAGGTCAACGAGGTCACGCGGGGCGACCAGGGGCTGGCCGACGCCGTCGACGCCGCCCTGGAGGACTTCGCGCAGAACATCGAGGACACCCACTACCTCGTCGGCAGCGTCGTCGGGCCGGACCCGTTCCCACGGATGGTCCGGGACTTCCAGAGCGTCATCGGCCGCGAGGCCCGCGAGCAGTTCCAGAACCGGACGGGCGAACTTCCGGACGCGGCCGTCGCCTGCGTCGGCGGCGGGAGCAACGCGATGGGCCTGTTCCACGCGTTCCGCGACGACGACGTGGCCTTCTACGGTGCGGAGGGCGGCGGCGAGGGCGCTGAATCGACGCGCCACGCCGCGCCGCTGGCGGAAGGGCACGAGGGCGTCATCCACGGGATGAAGACCCGGATCATCGACGACGACGTGGAGGTCCACTCCGTCTCCGCCGGCCTGGATTACCCCGGCGTCGGCCCCGAACACGCCATGTTCCGGGCGGTCGGCCGCGCGGAGTACCACGGCGTCACCGACGACGAGGCCCTGGAGGCGTTCCGCGAGCTCTCCGAGGCAGCGGGCATCATCCCCGCGCTGGAGACGAGTCACGGCCTGGCCTACGCGAAGCACCTGGCCGGCGAGAGCGACCACGACTCTATCCTCGTGAACCTCTCCGGCCGCGGCGACAAGGACATGGAACAGGCGGCCGAGATGTTCGATCTCTCCTGA
- a CDS encoding TrmB family transcriptional regulator: protein MANIELTSSQRAALTALVNEHDSTGEPVKGEVIAEAVDRTPGTVRNQMQHLKDLSLVEGLTGPNGGYRPTPLAYDALGREDIDDPQTMTLARNNRRVDVTVDGIRLTSVHHPEACRAHVHLQESFTEFEIGDALAVGPTPVAGLLLAGVVEAVDEANNEIVVDIAQLEAPVDGPD, encoded by the coding sequence ATGGCGAACATCGAGTTGACCAGCAGCCAGCGAGCGGCCCTGACGGCCCTGGTCAACGAGCACGACTCGACCGGCGAACCGGTGAAAGGCGAGGTCATCGCCGAGGCCGTCGACCGGACGCCGGGGACCGTCCGGAACCAGATGCAGCACCTGAAAGACCTCTCCCTGGTCGAGGGGCTCACCGGGCCCAACGGCGGTTACCGGCCGACACCGCTCGCGTACGACGCGCTCGGGCGCGAGGACATCGACGACCCCCAGACGATGACACTCGCGCGCAACAACCGGCGCGTCGACGTCACCGTCGACGGCATCCGTCTGACGAGCGTCCACCACCCCGAGGCGTGTCGCGCCCACGTGCACCTCCAGGAGTCGTTCACCGAGTTCGAGATCGGCGACGCTCTCGCCGTCGGTCCGACGCCGGTTGCAGGGCTCTTGCTCGCCGGCGTGGTCGAGGCCGTCGACGAGGCGAACAACGAGATCGTGGTCGACATCGCCCAGCTGGAGGCCCCGGTCGACGGGCCGGACTAG